TTCAATTCGGCCGCGGCAAGCATGAATCTTGGCATTGGATAACGTTCCTCTGGTCCGCCGGCGGCGAGGTCATGAAGTACAACGAAGAAAAGGATGAATGGCGATGTACCTTTGAAGGCAAGGAAGCGGCTGCGGCACTCGATTTCTACACCACGCTCAATGCGGAAAAATGGACGGACAGCGACGGCAAGACGCGGCGCGGGTATACCTATAATGACACCGATGCCGGCACCAAGTGGCGCGACGGGTTCATCGCGATGTCATTCATGTACGTCGATGAAAAACTTTTTTCGACCATAGACCCCGAGACCTACGGCATGGCGCCGGTGCCGCTCGGACCGACCGGTATACGCGGCGCCGAATTGAACAGCCGCATGATGGGGATATTCGCCGGCGTCAAGGACCCGGCGCTCCGTGACGTCGCGTGGGAATATCTGAAATACCGCAACGGCAAGGAAGCGGTAGGCATTCAGACGCGCATCATGGTCGAAGGCGGATACGGACCCTTCATACACCCGAAATACCTGCGCATGTTCGGATACGACGAAATGGAACGTCTCGCGCCGAAGGGCTGGGCTGAGGTATTCGAGATAGCGATACGGACCGGCAAGCCAGAACCGTACGGACGCAACAGTAATTTCGCTTATGAGCTCATGACGACCCCGCTCCAGAAAATGGTGCAGATGTCGCTCGTTGATCAGCTGCCCGCCGATAATGGGAAGCGACTCGCGATCATGGAGGAAACACTTAAGGAAGCGAATGCCCGTGCGAACGAAGAGATGATCGGCATCATCAGTCCCGCCGAGCGTTCGCGCCGCGATATTGCGGCAATAATTGTCCTTGTCGTCATCGTTATCGCGTTCAGCCTGCTGTTCTGGTACGTCGGAAAATCCTTCGCCCCGCCGAAAATACTCACCGATATCAACGCAAAAAAACGTTTCTCGTTCAGGAACGGCTGGGCGTACATACTCCTCCTTCCCGCACTGCTCACGATCGTCATTTGGCAGTATATTCCCCTCGCGCAGGGCCTCGTCATGGGGTTCCAGGATTACCGCGTCATGGGTAACTCCCTCTGGGTCGGCGTACAGAATTTCGGCGATGTGCTCTTCGATTACAAAGTATGGTGGGTGACGGTGTGGAACGCCTTCCGTTACAGTCTCCTCGTCATCGCGCTCACGTTCATACCGCCGGTCATACTCGCGATACTCCTTCAGGAAGTCCCGCGCGGCACCGTTTTCTTCCGCATCATCTATTATCTCCCCGCCGTCATGTCCGGTCTTGTCACCATGCTCCTCTGGAAGCAGTTCTATGATGCCTCCGAGCTCGGCGTGCTTAACCGCCTTGTCATGAGCGTACCGGCGATAGCGTTCATACTTATCGGGATATTACTCTTCATCGCCTGCTTCATGTTCGCGAAACGGCTCTTTTATCATCAGAAGATGTTCGGCGGCGTGCTGACGATACTTGCCGGTGTCGCACTGCTCGGCACCCTGCTCTGGCTCGCACGCGGCGCTCTCTTCCCGGTAGGTGAGCCGTTCCTCGTGTCCATGGGAAAATTCTTCCCGCGTCTCATCGCGACAACGCCTGAACCGTATCGCTGGCTGCAGAACCCGGACACGGCCATGCTTTCCTGCATCATACCGCTGCTCTGGGCGCATGTCGGCCCCGGCTGTCTCCTCTATCTCGCCGCGCTCAAATCGATACCGGAAGAGGCGTATGAAGCCGCGGACATCGACGGGGCGACCTTTGTCGACAAGACGATATTCATCGTCTTTCCAATGCTCAAGGCCATTCTCATCATCAATTTTGTCGGGGCCTTCGTAAGCTCGTGGTACAATTCGGCCGACAACATCCTTGTCATGACCGGCGGCGGCGCAGGGACGGAAGTGGCTGCGCTCCACATCTTCTATAAAGCGTTCACCTATCTGAAATTCGGACCGGCGACCGCCATGGCGTGGATACTCGGCCTCATGCTCGTCGGGTTCACGGTGTATCAGCTCCGTGTGCTCACGCGCATGGAATTCAAGACCGTCGCCAGAAAGTAAGAAACGGACAGAGAGGAGTACATCCATGCCGCTCATAGCCCGCATCGGAAGAAAAAGCATCGGACCGCGCGTGATAATAACGCTCATGTACATTGCGCTCTTTGCCGGTGCAGTGACCATGATCTATCCGTTCCTTCTCATGATATCGGGGAGCACAAAAAGCGCGGTCGACAATCGCACCGTGGACATCATACCTGCGTACCTTGTCAATGACACCGCCCTCTACCAGAAATACGCCGAGGGCCTCATGAACGAGATGCCCAATGAGATGCAGAACCGCTACCACACGACGGTCTCGAGCTTCGAACGCATCATGCCGCCGTCATCGGTCAATAAAGCGCTCGTGAAAGAATACGAGGAGTTTCTCTCGAAAAAAGACCTCCCGGCATATTTCTATGAGCTCGGTTTCATTGCGGCGGGCACAACGCGCGGCGTCGTGCCGCAGAAGCTCCGGGAATTCAAGAACGAGATGATGAAACGCTACAACGGGAGCATCGACGAATACAACAAGGCGATGGGACTGCAGTACGTAAGCTGGAA
This is a stretch of genomic DNA from Spirochaetota bacterium. It encodes these proteins:
- a CDS encoding extracellular solute-binding protein, with amino-acid sequence MRRTFLTFVSIMIAVAFVFGGGLIETKPDGRTIIHLVLYQLPNQLDMTPFARSERDANTFFITNYYPRELAARYRDKYRANPAKYGKHNWDKVEVQLESFTGLVIEGVEPDLMAIAGGMAPDILYVNFRKSDNYIQNGFLYPLDKPEDGYLTSLTEEEKNFRVHDKIWPVINRKGPGGKHVWAMPYGGALGKVLIYRKELFDEKKIPYPDENWTWNDLYAAAKKLTDPKRGLYGIQFGRGKHESWHWITFLWSAGGEVMKYNEEKDEWRCTFEGKEAAAALDFYTTLNAEKWTDSDGKTRRGYTYNDTDAGTKWRDGFIAMSFMYVDEKLFSTIDPETYGMAPVPLGPTGIRGAELNSRMMGIFAGVKDPALRDVAWEYLKYRNGKEAVGIQTRIMVEGGYGPFIHPKYLRMFGYDEMERLAPKGWAEVFEIAIRTGKPEPYGRNSNFAYELMTTPLQKMVQMSLVDQLPADNGKRLAIMEETLKEANARANEEMIGIISPAERSRRDIAAIIVLVVIVIAFSLLFWYVGKSFAPPKILTDINAKKRFSFRNGWAYILLLPALLTIVIWQYIPLAQGLVMGFQDYRVMGNSLWVGVQNFGDVLFDYKVWWVTVWNAFRYSLLVIALTFIPPVILAILLQEVPRGTVFFRIIYYLPAVMSGLVTMLLWKQFYDASELGVLNRLVMSVPAIAFILIGILLFIACFMFAKRLFYHQKMFGGVLTILAGVALLGTLLWLARGALFPVGEPFLVSMGKFFPRLIATTPEPYRWLQNPDTAMLSCIIPLLWAHVGPGCLLYLAALKSIPEEAYEAADIDGATFVDKTIFIVFPMLKAILIINFVGAFVSSWYNSADNILVMTGGGAGTEVAALHIFYKAFTYLKFGPATAMAWILGLMLVGFTVYQLRVLTRMEFKTVARK